Proteins encoded within one genomic window of Thermococcus celer Vu 13 = JCM 8558:
- a CDS encoding serine/threonine-protein kinase RIO2 produces MVSKLLALEAYPNLRDLDFRILRGVELNMRHHRWVPLEDIARFARVDVETASFRLGKLDELSLVRRRSDMGYIGYQLTIHGYDVLAMRALARKGVVEAISTAQIGVGKDADVYVGVTPTGERVAVKFNRIGGRTASRKAAYHGDVFQDKRHTSWLYVSRLIAKKEYDALVLLSPIAKVPRPIAWNRHVLVMEFIDGMELAELRDTDLSTGKAKEVLEAVLGEYLKVVRFGIVHSDMSEFNIVLKDDGDILIIDWAQYTTTANPESYELLKRDVTVLLNAFRRRWGVKKRFEDVWPDFERAWLESRGEA; encoded by the coding sequence ATGGTGAGCAAGCTGCTGGCGCTCGAGGCGTACCCCAACCTGCGCGACCTCGACTTCAGGATACTCCGGGGAGTGGAGCTGAACATGCGCCACCACCGGTGGGTTCCGCTGGAGGACATAGCGCGCTTCGCGAGGGTTGACGTTGAAACCGCCTCCTTCCGGCTGGGAAAGCTCGACGAGCTCTCCCTCGTCAGGAGACGGAGCGACATGGGCTACATCGGCTACCAGCTGACGATACACGGCTACGATGTCCTCGCCATGAGGGCGCTGGCCAGGAAAGGTGTGGTTGAGGCCATAAGCACGGCGCAGATAGGCGTGGGGAAGGACGCCGACGTGTACGTTGGGGTAACCCCCACCGGCGAGAGGGTGGCGGTGAAGTTCAACAGGATAGGTGGGAGAACCGCCTCGCGGAAAGCGGCCTACCACGGGGATGTCTTTCAGGACAAACGCCACACGAGCTGGCTCTACGTCTCGAGGCTGATAGCGAAGAAGGAGTACGACGCCCTGGTTCTGCTCAGCCCGATAGCCAAGGTGCCGAGGCCCATAGCCTGGAACAGACACGTTCTCGTGATGGAGTTCATAGATGGAATGGAACTGGCGGAGCTTCGCGACACCGACCTCTCCACCGGGAAGGCGAAGGAGGTGCTCGAGGCGGTTCTGGGGGAGTATCTCAAGGTGGTCCGCTTCGGCATCGTCCACTCGGACATGAGTGAGTTCAACATAGTTCTGAAGGACGACGGGGACATCCTGATAATCGACTGGGCGCAGTACACTACGACGGCCAACCCGGAGAGTTATGAGCTCCTTAAGCGGGACGTAACCGTGCTCCTCAACGCCTTCAGGAGAAGGTGGGGCGTGAAAAAGAGGTTTGAGGACGTCTGGCCGGATTTCGAGAGGGCATGGCTCGAGAGCAGGGGTGAGGCGTGA
- a CDS encoding radical SAM protein: MRIRVSYGTAITMGLIRARMLARPTTAYLMTYHDGRCRNNCAFCPQARESKADLKKLSRITWPDFDVEDVVEALPKGGFARICLQTVDYPGLVRDVLELLDLFEPLGIPVSVSITPVDRAALREFRSRNVDYVGVGLDVASERLYPEIKDSLYSWEDMWRFTGDVVDVFGQGRALVHLIIGLGETDREAVETIQRAYSVGAEVSLFAFTPVKGTRLENAKPPSLGRYRRIQVAHYLIREGLASIGDFRFEDGRLVSFGIDPDELASMIPPEVFATHGCPGCNRPYYNERPKGEPYNFPERPGEDYVMRVFRSLL; encoded by the coding sequence ATGAGGATTAGGGTCTCCTATGGAACCGCGATAACCATGGGGCTGATAAGGGCCAGGATGCTCGCCAGACCGACAACCGCTTATCTCATGACCTACCACGATGGGCGGTGCAGGAACAACTGCGCCTTCTGTCCCCAGGCGAGGGAGAGCAAGGCGGACCTGAAGAAGCTCTCCAGGATAACATGGCCGGATTTCGACGTTGAGGACGTCGTTGAGGCCCTCCCAAAGGGCGGGTTCGCGAGGATATGCCTCCAGACCGTCGATTACCCCGGACTGGTCCGGGACGTTCTCGAACTCCTCGACCTCTTTGAACCGCTTGGAATTCCCGTCTCGGTTTCGATAACGCCCGTTGATAGGGCCGCCCTCAGGGAGTTCAGATCGCGGAACGTTGACTACGTAGGCGTCGGCCTCGACGTGGCAAGCGAGCGGCTCTATCCGGAGATAAAGGATTCCCTCTACTCCTGGGAGGATATGTGGCGCTTCACGGGGGACGTCGTTGACGTATTCGGCCAGGGAAGGGCCCTCGTTCACCTGATAATTGGCCTGGGGGAGACCGACAGGGAGGCCGTGGAGACCATCCAGCGGGCTTATTCCGTGGGTGCCGAGGTTTCGCTCTTCGCCTTCACTCCCGTGAAGGGAACCCGCCTCGAGAACGCGAAACCACCGAGCCTTGGAAGGTACAGGCGTATCCAGGTCGCCCACTACCTCATAAGGGAGGGACTCGCCTCCATCGGTGACTTTCGGTTCGAGGACGGCCGTCTCGTGAGTTTTGGAATCGACCCCGATGAACTCGCCTCGATGATTCCCCCCGAGGTCTTCGCCACCCACGGCTGTCCCGGTTGCAACAGACCGTACTACAACGAGAGACCAAAGGGAGAGCCCTACAACTTCCCGGAAAGGCCGGGGGAGGACTACGTCATGCGCGTCTTCCGTTCTCTCCTTTGA
- a CDS encoding MFS transporter has product MVNPIISPFAITLRATPFIVGLVAGIASIVSLLSKPVGGLVGDRGYRFQAMIAGNLLGVLAGLLYVTSALVGSLWIFAFARAIHGFSMGLFFPSSLSTAVDLAPRGRVGETLGWRGMMFSLGNIIGPALGGYLSDILGFLGAFTFTIAFSLIGALLVVPVWRAAGGRMETGTVSGNEVGYSELLRVGFISASLSLFFFTFSYAGVVTYLPALYKVLGMPQRVFGFYMMVIGVASFVMRLIGGRSADRMGPIPVIRAGMLLVISGYVTLLFGELPPYSYLSAVLIGAGFGLSVPAMQLMALGDLPPRIRTMGSSVYTMFFDLGMLGGQIALGYVADLRGYAGIFPLLPFIAAASLIIVHAPLIVGGKGHED; this is encoded by the coding sequence GTGGTCAATCCAATCATCTCGCCCTTCGCCATAACCCTCAGGGCCACACCCTTCATCGTCGGCCTCGTTGCCGGCATCGCTTCCATCGTCTCACTCCTCTCAAAGCCCGTGGGCGGTCTCGTAGGGGATAGGGGATACCGTTTCCAGGCTATGATAGCGGGCAACCTCCTCGGGGTTCTCGCCGGCCTCCTCTACGTGACCTCCGCGTTAGTTGGGAGTCTGTGGATCTTTGCCTTCGCACGCGCCATCCACGGCTTTTCGATGGGCCTGTTCTTTCCATCGAGCCTCTCCACGGCGGTTGACCTCGCGCCGCGGGGCCGCGTCGGCGAGACCCTCGGGTGGCGCGGTATGATGTTCTCGCTGGGCAACATAATAGGCCCTGCCCTCGGGGGCTACCTCTCCGATATCCTCGGCTTCCTCGGGGCTTTCACCTTCACCATAGCTTTTTCCCTCATCGGGGCACTTCTCGTCGTCCCGGTCTGGAGGGCCGCTGGAGGAAGAATGGAGACGGGGACCGTTTCAGGGAATGAAGTGGGTTACTCCGAGCTTTTGAGGGTTGGCTTCATCTCAGCTTCTCTCTCACTTTTCTTCTTCACCTTCTCCTACGCGGGGGTCGTGACGTATCTGCCGGCACTCTACAAGGTCCTCGGAATGCCCCAGAGGGTGTTCGGCTTCTACATGATGGTTATCGGGGTGGCGAGCTTTGTGATGAGGCTCATCGGGGGCAGGAGCGCCGATAGGATGGGCCCGATCCCGGTGATAAGGGCGGGCATGTTGCTGGTGATTTCGGGCTACGTCACGCTCCTCTTCGGCGAGCTCCCGCCGTATTCCTATCTCAGCGCCGTCCTCATAGGGGCCGGCTTCGGTCTATCCGTTCCCGCGATGCAGCTGATGGCCCTGGGCGACCTCCCCCCCAGGATCAGAACGATGGGCTCGAGCGTCTACACCATGTTCTTCGACCTCGGGATGCTCGGGGGGCAGATAGCCCTCGGCTACGTGGCGGACCTCAGGGGTTACGCGGGGATCTTTCCCCTGCTCCCGTTCATCGCGGCCGCATCGCTTATAATAGTCCACGCCCCTCTCATCGTTGGAGGTAAAGGCCATGAGGATTAG
- a CDS encoding isoaspartyl peptidase/L-asparaginase family protein, which produces MPAIVVHGGAGTIRKEERIPKVIEGVKEAVLAGWRELKKGSALDAVEEAVKVLEDNPLFNAGTGSVLTLDGRVEMDAAIMRGKTLEAGAVAGIWGVKNPISVARKVMEKTDHVLLSGEGAVKFARLMGFEEYNPVTDERLKQWEELRKKLLEKGEVKHWKKLNELIKEYPEVLRSTVGAVAFDGDEIVAGTSTGGVFLKTFGRVGDTPIIGGGTYANEVAGASCTGLGEVAVKLALAKSATDFVRLGMDAGAASEAAISLATRYFGKDTMGIIMVDSRGNVGFARNTKHMSHAFMRDGMDEPVAGV; this is translated from the coding sequence ATGCCGGCGATAGTAGTTCACGGTGGTGCTGGCACCATACGTAAGGAGGAGCGCATTCCAAAGGTCATCGAGGGCGTTAAGGAGGCCGTTTTAGCAGGCTGGCGCGAGCTCAAGAAGGGTTCCGCCCTCGACGCGGTCGAGGAGGCCGTTAAAGTTCTGGAGGACAACCCCCTCTTCAACGCGGGCACAGGGAGCGTTCTCACCCTCGACGGCAGAGTTGAGATGGACGCGGCGATAATGCGTGGGAAAACGCTCGAGGCGGGGGCGGTGGCCGGAATCTGGGGAGTCAAAAATCCGATAAGCGTCGCGAGGAAGGTCATGGAGAAGACCGACCACGTTCTCCTAAGCGGCGAGGGGGCCGTGAAGTTCGCCAGGCTCATGGGTTTCGAGGAGTACAACCCCGTAACCGACGAGAGGCTGAAGCAGTGGGAAGAGCTCAGGAAAAAGCTGCTCGAGAAAGGGGAAGTGAAACACTGGAAAAAGCTCAACGAGCTTATCAAAGAGTACCCGGAGGTTCTCAGGAGCACGGTTGGCGCTGTGGCCTTCGACGGGGACGAGATCGTCGCCGGAACCTCGACGGGCGGCGTCTTCCTCAAGACCTTCGGCAGGGTTGGCGACACCCCGATAATCGGCGGCGGAACCTACGCCAACGAGGTGGCGGGAGCCTCATGTACGGGCCTCGGGGAGGTCGCCGTAAAGCTCGCCCTGGCCAAGTCTGCCACGGACTTCGTCCGCCTCGGGATGGACGCGGGGGCGGCGAGTGAGGCCGCGATAAGCCTCGCGACGCGCTACTTCGGCAAGGACACGATGGGCATCATAATGGTTGACTCCAGGGGCAACGTTGGTTTCGCCAGGAACACGAAGCACATGAGCCACGCCTTCATGAGGGATGGAATGGACGAACCTGTCGCGGGGGTTTGA
- a CDS encoding phosphate signaling complex PhoU family protein, whose product MEFRKIQFTGRSSYIISLPKKWVREHGLKQGDTVPLTVNPDGSVTIFPKEPKDVSEKKILRISREYSPDMAVRLLISAYIQGYDVLEIHLGEEMPIYKVKIRKILQSLPGVEMILDEPQRIVAKSLLDEEEINLAELLNRIRSLVLSMLGDLELLIASPGDDEILRDINDLENELDRFYFLIIRAVNRLLSKRGVTEESGIIRRTFDLIGVLFIVRNIERIGDHITRIAENPGRINVPYLKEKFGQMMAQIEERDLERIDRLMLELKEEIRSVDYRQSIALESYRRILEYLENIGETIINMALS is encoded by the coding sequence ATGGAGTTCAGGAAGATTCAATTTACCGGCCGGAGTTCATACATAATCTCCCTTCCAAAGAAGTGGGTGAGGGAGCACGGACTCAAGCAGGGCGACACGGTTCCCCTCACGGTGAACCCCGATGGGAGCGTAACGATATTCCCAAAGGAGCCCAAGGACGTGAGCGAGAAGAAGATCCTCCGCATCTCAAGGGAGTACTCCCCGGACATGGCGGTCCGACTCCTCATCTCCGCCTACATCCAGGGCTACGACGTCCTCGAGATCCACCTCGGTGAGGAGATGCCGATATACAAGGTGAAGATACGAAAGATCCTCCAGAGCCTTCCCGGCGTCGAGATGATACTCGACGAGCCCCAGCGCATCGTCGCCAAGAGCCTCCTCGACGAGGAGGAGATAAACCTCGCCGAACTCCTCAACAGGATCCGCTCGCTGGTTCTTTCGATGCTCGGCGACCTCGAGCTCCTCATAGCCTCTCCGGGCGACGATGAAATACTGCGCGACATAAACGACCTCGAGAACGAGCTGGACAGGTTCTACTTCCTTATAATCCGGGCGGTGAACAGGCTCCTGAGCAAGCGCGGCGTCACGGAGGAGAGCGGCATAATCAGGAGAACCTTTGACCTGATCGGTGTGCTGTTCATAGTCCGCAACATCGAGCGCATAGGAGACCACATAACGAGGATAGCCGAGAACCCCGGCAGGATAAACGTCCCCTACCTTAAGGAGAAGTTCGGTCAGATGATGGCCCAGATCGAGGAGCGCGATTTGGAGAGGATAGACCGGCTAATGCTCGAGCTGAAGGAGGAGATACGCTCCGTTGACTACCGTCAGTCGATAGCCCTCGAGAGCTACCGCAGAATCCTCGAGTACCTCGAGAACATCGGCGAGACGATAATCAACATGGCGTTAAGTTGA